The genomic stretch GTTCGAGCGCCAGGCCAGGGCCCTCCCACTGACGGTGGTCAGCGAGAGCGTGTCGGCAGACGGGTTCAAGTACCCGGCCGACAAGAGGCGGCCGTACAAGACCTACACCGACACCGCCACCCTCCGGTCGATGGCGAAGGACCACGACGAGCCGCCGCCCGCGCTGTTCGACTTCCTGGGGACGGGCGAGGTGTTCAACCCGGCCGGCGTCGTTCCCGCCACCAGCGCCGACGTGCCTTACGGGCGAACCGCCTTCAAGGTGGAGTTCGACGTCGCCTCGAACACCTGGAAGCGCTCCACCGACGGACGCCCACACGCCACTGCGGGCGGTGGCCAGCTGGCCTTCGCCAACGTCATCATCCAGCGGACGAGCTACCGCCCGACGCCGTTCAAGGACCCGGCGGGGAGCGTCGTCGACGAGGCCGTGGTCGTGGGGAGCGGCGACGCCGTCATCCTCTCCCAGGGCCGCCAGGTGCCGGCGCGCTGGACCAAGCCGTCGGCCAACGCGGTGACCACCTACACCGACGCCGTCGGCAACCCCATCAAGCTGACCCCGGGCCGGACGCTGATCGCGCTGCCGCCGGCCGACGCCGCCATCTCCGTCACGTAGCGCTTCGACCTGACCGGAAAATGCACCGCGGCGGAGCCGGCGAAGAAGACCAGGGCGGACGCCCGGTTCCTCGGGCCCCACGGCGAAAGAGCAAGGCTGCCCACCGTGAGGACCACCCAGGCGGCGGCAGCCGACGCCGCCGTGATGGCCACCGGGATCGACCGGCGTGCCACTTGGCGCGGCGCGATGCGGTGCACGACGGGGTCAGGCTTCCCGGGCGGGTGCCACCACGTCCACCGCGGCGGGCAGGACCCGGCGGAGGACGGTGCCGATGTCGCGCAGCTCGACGACGCGGTGCCGGCACGTCTCGCAACCGGCGAGGTGGGCCTCGACCCGGGCCAGGTCCCGGGCCGAGAGGCCGTCGCCGACGTAGGCGCCCAGCCGGTCCACCGTCTCCCGGCACGAGCGCGCCGCGCCGGGGGCGACGTGGGCCTGGAGGTAGCGCTGGCGCAGGCGGGCGCGGGCCCGCACCGCTCGCTGGGCGGTGGCGTTGGGGCTGATCCCGAGCAGGGCGGCGGCCTTGCGCATCGGCATCGCCTCCACCTCGGTGAGGTAGAGCACGGACCGCAGGTGGCTGGGGAGGCCGGCGAACGCCCGCGCGACCAGTTCGGCGTTCTCCACCGCCACCACCCGCTCGGAGGGCCGGGTGCTGAGGGCCGGCGACTCGTCGCCCCTCACGTCGCCCTCCCACACGGTCCGGGCGTTGCGCCGGACCTGGTCGATGGCGGCCCGACGGGTGGCGGTGACGAGGTAACCGACGAACTCCACGCCCTCCGGGTAACGACCGGCCCGGATGACCCGGAAGACGTTGGCGAACGCCTCGGAGACGGCGTCGGCGGCGTCGTCGGCGTTCGCCGCCACGCCCCGGGCGACCGTCCGGGCGCGGGGGCCGTGGCGCCGGTAGAGCTCGGCGAAGGCCGCCTGCACGCCGTCGGCCGCCCGGCTGACCAGCTCGGCGTCCGTCACCGTGCGCGCGTCGCGCTCGGCGCCCGTCGCTCTCATCTCCACTTCGCACCGGACCATCGAGTCACGACCGCCTCCAGGCCCCCACCCAGGGCACCAAGGGGGACGACTGTCGCCGCACCCTTCTTTAACACGCCGCCCCTGTCGACCGGCGGTCCCCCTCCATCGGCGCGCGACGCCGCCGGGTTGACGCGAAACCGTCAGGGTCGACGCGGCCGCCCGATCCACCCCGGAGCGACATCGCCGCCACGCCGCGCTCACCACGAGCCGCCCGGCGTCGACGCGATGGTGCCGGCCGTGGTCACCGTGAAGCCGTCCATCGACGACGAGAAGGACGAGGCGGTGAACCCGTCGGCGCCGGCGTACCAGGCGACCTCGGGCAGCTCGCCGTCGAGGCCGGCGAAGGCGTTGGCCCACTTCTCGGTGCAGCCGAAGACGATGGCGTACGGCAGGTACTCGGAGAACAGGTGCTCGCGCTCGGCGAAGCGGGCCCGCTCCTTCTCGGAGTCCTCGATGAACCGGCGGAACCCGGCGACCCGCCGGACGACGGCCGTCCCCCGGCCCGTGCGGCGCGGCATCCGGCTGGCGCCGGCGACGAGCAGCAGCCCGCCGAGCACCACGGGGACGGGGACGATGCCGGCCCGGGTGTACCGGGCCGCCAGGTACACCAGGCCGGCACCCACGGCCATGACGAAGACGCCGATGACGCGCCACCGGGTGCGGATGTGGTCGGGCCGGTCGGGGAACCACCGCCGCTCGACGGCGTCGTCGTAGAGGGCGTCCTGCACCGTCTTCAGCCGCTCGGCGAACGTGTCGCGCAACTCCGACATCTCGACCATCCCGTCGCTCGCCTTCTCGAAG from Acidimicrobiales bacterium encodes the following:
- a CDS encoding DUF3048 domain-containing protein translates to MRKRPGAPIRLLATTAAAVVVMAAACGGGGGGGETADETRPETTTTTTPVPAPLTGVILTDGNVAKRPAINIKIDNGPQGRPQAGIDKADVLIEEKVEGGITRFVAVFHSEDADPVGPVRSVRSTDIALVTAIGGVFVFAGGIPEFERQARALPLTVVSESVSADGFKYPADKRRPYKTYTDTATLRSMAKDHDEPPPALFDFLGTGEVFNPAGVVPATSADVPYGRTAFKVEFDVASNTWKRSTDGRPHATAGGGQLAFANVIIQRTSYRPTPFKDPAGSVVDEAVVVGSGDAVILSQGRQVPARWTKPSANAVTTYTDAVGNPIKLTPGRTLIALPPADAAISVT
- a CDS encoding sigma-70 family RNA polymerase sigma factor translates to MRATGAERDARTVTDAELVSRAADGVQAAFAELYRRHGPRARTVARGVAANADDAADAVSEAFANVFRVIRAGRYPEGVEFVGYLVTATRRAAIDQVRRNARTVWEGDVRGDESPALSTRPSERVVAVENAELVARAFAGLPSHLRSVLYLTEVEAMPMRKAAALLGISPNATAQRAVRARARLRQRYLQAHVAPGAARSCRETVDRLGAYVGDGLSARDLARVEAHLAGCETCRHRVVELRDIGTVLRRVLPAAVDVVAPAREA